The proteins below come from a single Planctomycetota bacterium genomic window:
- a CDS encoding mechanosensitive ion channel family protein: MSPNHLHELLFAREVLGNSPAHWGAALLVFLASLILLLTVKRVLRRRVASWMKRSSSEAVALVSAVIAVTRGPLLTVVALYLGVQVLYLPDEVRGGAHVVATLAVLLQGGFWANALLTHMINARTRRGLEGDAASATTLSVLGFLCQWVLWTILALLALENLGVNVTTLVAGLGVGGVAVALAAQTVLRDPLASLSIILDKPFVLGDNIAVGDLTGTVEYIGLRTTKVRSVSGEQLIFPNSDLLQSRIRNYKRMQERRAAFTLAVAYETPLDKLRQIPNWIQRIVEQKPQVRFDRSHFKEYGTIALNFETVYFMLTTDYKQFMDTQQQINLEILERFAQEGIKFVHAPPA, translated from the coding sequence ATGTCGCCGAATCATCTCCACGAACTTCTCTTCGCACGCGAGGTGCTGGGCAACTCGCCCGCCCATTGGGGCGCGGCGCTGTTGGTTTTTTTGGCCAGTTTGATCCTGCTGCTGACCGTCAAGCGCGTGCTCCGGCGGCGCGTCGCTTCGTGGATGAAGCGTTCGTCGAGCGAAGCGGTCGCTCTAGTTTCGGCAGTGATCGCCGTCACGCGCGGCCCGTTGCTGACGGTGGTGGCTTTGTACCTGGGCGTGCAGGTACTGTACTTGCCCGACGAGGTGCGCGGCGGAGCGCACGTGGTGGCGACGCTGGCCGTCTTGCTGCAAGGTGGCTTCTGGGCCAACGCGCTGCTGACACACATGATCAACGCCCGCACGCGGCGCGGTCTCGAAGGAGACGCCGCCTCGGCGACGACGTTGTCGGTCCTGGGCTTTCTGTGTCAATGGGTCTTGTGGACCATCCTGGCGCTGCTGGCTCTGGAGAACCTAGGAGTCAATGTCACGACGCTGGTTGCGGGGCTGGGCGTCGGCGGCGTGGCGGTGGCCCTGGCGGCCCAGACAGTGCTGCGCGACCCGCTGGCTTCGTTGTCGATCATTCTCGACAAGCCGTTTGTCCTGGGCGACAACATCGCGGTTGGCGACCTGACTGGCACGGTCGAGTACATTGGCTTGCGGACGACCAAGGTTCGCAGCGTGTCGGGCGAGCAATTGATCTTTCCGAACAGCGACCTGCTGCAAAGCCGAATTCGCAACTACAAGCGAATGCAGGAACGCCGGGCCGCGTTCACACTGGCCGTGGCGTACGAGACGCCGCTCGACAAGCTGCGACAGATTCCCAACTGGATTCAGCGGATCGTCGAGCAGAAGCCGCAAGTCCGCTTCGATCGCTCGCACTTCAAGGAGTACGGCACGATCGCGTTGAACTTCGAGACGGTCTATTTCATGCTGACGACCGACTACAAGCAGTTCATGGACACGCAGCAGCAGATCAACCTGGAAATCCTCGAACGCTTCGCCCAGGAAGGGATCAAGTTCGTCCACGCGCCGCCGGCGTGA